One stretch of Akkermansia sp. RCC_12PD DNA includes these proteins:
- a CDS encoding glycosyltransferase family 2 protein: protein MISVIVPVYNAEAYVSRCLESILNQTYRDIRVVCVNDGSTDGTGSILEDFRRRDSRVEVLARENSGLSASRNAGLERADGEYVMFADADDWLDEHACADAVKAMRGRDADIVFWSYVKEYESVSSPVLFWPEERVFEGEAMAWLRTRLLGPGGAELARPERMDSYGTAWGKLYRRSLFRDAEAAFVDTALIGSAEDVLCNLSLFGAARRAVYIPSTFYHYRKTASGALTRRYKPDLVAQWEELFRRMDVHVRKHGACPEAERALRNRMALSVIFLGLNICDAPGSPVRHAAMLRNLLERDWCRAAVGTLPLKPLPFHWKTFFLAAKSGFVPGLYLLLRIIKRILAT, encoded by the coding sequence ATGATTTCCGTCATCGTTCCCGTGTACAATGCGGAAGCTTACGTGTCCCGCTGCCTGGAAAGCATCCTGAACCAGACGTACCGGGATATCCGGGTTGTCTGCGTGAATGACGGCTCCACGGACGGCACCGGCTCCATTCTGGAAGACTTCCGCCGCAGGGACAGCCGGGTGGAGGTTCTTGCCCGTGAAAATTCCGGACTTTCCGCCTCCCGCAATGCCGGGTTGGAACGGGCGGATGGGGAATACGTGATGTTTGCGGATGCGGATGACTGGCTGGACGAACATGCGTGTGCGGACGCGGTAAAAGCCATGCGGGGCCGGGATGCGGACATTGTTTTCTGGAGCTATGTGAAGGAATATGAATCGGTCTCGTCCCCGGTTTTGTTCTGGCCGGAGGAACGCGTCTTCGAGGGGGAAGCCATGGCGTGGCTGAGAACCCGCCTGCTGGGCCCCGGCGGCGCGGAACTGGCCCGGCCGGAAAGGATGGATTCCTACGGAACGGCCTGGGGCAAGCTTTACAGGCGTTCCCTGTTCCGGGATGCGGAGGCCGCGTTTGTGGATACCGCGCTCATCGGTTCCGCGGAGGATGTTCTCTGCAATCTTTCCCTGTTCGGAGCGGCCCGGAGGGCCGTCTATATTCCTTCCACGTTCTACCATTACCGGAAGACGGCTTCCGGGGCGCTGACCAGAAGGTACAAGCCGGACCTGGTGGCGCAGTGGGAGGAGCTCTTCAGGCGCATGGATGTACATGTGAGGAAACATGGCGCGTGTCCGGAGGCAGAGCGGGCCCTTCGGAACCGCATGGCCCTGTCCGTCATCTTTCTGGGGCTGAACATCTGCGATGCTCCCGGGTCTCCGGTGCGGCACGCCGCCATGCTCCGGAACCTGCTGGAACGGGACTGGTGCCGTGCGGCGGTCGGAACGCTTCCCCTGAAGCCGCTCCCGTTCCACTGGAAAACGTTCTTTCTGGCGGCGAAGTCGGGATTCGTTCCCGGCCTGTACCTGCTCCTGCGAATCATCAAGCGAATTCTGGCAACATGA